One window of Papaver somniferum cultivar HN1 chromosome 9, ASM357369v1, whole genome shotgun sequence genomic DNA carries:
- the LOC113307802 gene encoding E3 ubiquitin-protein ligase RZFP34-like: protein MELECNFGIQRLELVESLNIEEDSVMESGYGDFGCRHYRRRCKIRAPCCDEIFDCRHCHNEKKNSMEVDPLDRHDVPRHKIAKVICSLCDTEQDVQQKCRNCGVCMGKYFCTKCKFFDDDVSKNQYHCDGCGICRTGGEENFYHCYKCGCCYAKSLKNSHCCIERAMHHNCPICFEYVFDSTKDISVLPCGHTLHLDCLKEMEAHFQFSCPVCSKSVGDMSSMWEQLDQEVASTPMPETYQNKMVWILCNDCGTTSEVHFHVVAHKCLSCKSYNTKQTRGGPASCSSRI from the exons ATGGAGTTGGAGTGTAATTTCGGAATACAGAGATTGGAATTGGTTGAATCTCTAAACATAGAGGAGGATTCTGTAATGGAATCAGGATATGGGGATTTCGG GTGCAGACATTACagaagaagatgcaagattagggCACCCTGTTGCGATGAAATCTTCGATTGCAGGCATTGCCACAATGAAAAAAAG AATTCAATGGAAGTCGATCCTCTTGATCGTCATGACGTACCTCGGCACAAGATTGCGAAG GTTATATGCTCTTTATGTGATACAGAACAAGAT GTTCAACAGAAATGTAGAAATTGTGGGGTTTGTATGGGGAAGTACTTCTGTACAAAATGCAAGTTCTTCGACGACGAT GTTTCAAAGAACCAATACCACTGTGATGGTTGTGGGATCTGCAG AACCGGAGGCGAGGAGAACTTCTACCATTGTTATAAATGTG GATGTTGTTACGCGAAATCATTGAAGAATTCACACTGTTGTATTGAAAGAGCAATGCATCATAATTGTCCCATCTGCTTCGAG TATGTGTTTGATTCTACCAAAGACATTAGTGTACTACCATGCGGCCATACGCTGCACTTGGATTGCTTGAAGGAGATGGAAGCACATTTTCA GTTTTCATGCCCTGTCTGTTCAAAATCCGTCGGTGATATGTCTAGTATGTGGGAACAGCTTGATCAAGAGGTGGCTTCTACGCCGATGCCCGAAACCTATCAGAACAAGATG GTTTGGATCCTCTGCAACGACTGTGGGACAACTTCAGAGGTTCATTTCCATGTAGTggcacataagtgtttaagttgCAAATCATACAATACTAAGCAGACTCGTGGGGGGCCAGCTTCATGCTCATCAAGGATCTGA